The DNA sequence GTCGCGGTAGATCCGTGCACTGTCGACCACGACGCGGCACCGATGCAGTGGCCTTGCGACCGGGCGCCACGGTAGTGGCTAACGACTTTGGTTGGGAAGGTCACGCATGATGCGGGGCGCTTTGAACTTGCGGTTGTCGATGACGATGTCGGCTCGTTCGGCCGGGCGGATCTCGGCCAGGTAAAGCTCTTCGCCCGGGATGTAGTACGTACGGTACCGCTCAGCCGCAGCCTCCGCCGAGTCCATCCACGCCTGGTCGCGGATCGTGCCGCGGTGCAGGACGTCTGTTGCCTCGATGTGAAGGTAGACGCGTAGATCCCAGTGTCGTGACAGGGCCGGCTTCTGTAGGAACCCGCCGTCTGCCACGAGGATCGCGTCGTCCGAAGCCACGTGGATGCCGGAGTCGGTGGGCGTACGGCCGCTGAAGTCCATGATCCGGGCGCGGTAACGGCGGTTGCCGCCCGGACCGAGCGGCGCCAGCAGCTCGTCGCGGATGGCGTCGACGTCGTACATCTCGAAGTAGTAGCTCTCCGGTGAGCCGGGCGGATAGTGCGTACGCAGGTCGACATGCCGTTTGAAGTGGTCGATCGTGACCCGGAGCACGGGTCGTGCCGTCCTTGCTCGCAAGGTGGTGGCCAGTTCGTCGGCCAGGGTCGTCTTGCCAGCGGCGGAGGGGCCGTCGATCCCCACGCGCGTGGGGTGCTCCAGCCGCAACGCAAGGATCCGCTCGGCCAAACCGCCGAGCACCCGCTGCCGTGTCGTGGTCATCGAAGGGATGATGCCAGGCGGCTGCGGCGAGGGTACGCCCGCAAACCGTTCGCGGAGGTGGCCGTCGTTGTTCTGCGACGACTCGACACCCCGCGCACTACATCAGCAAGGTCGCGCCTCGAACTGCCGCCTGCGACTCGGTGTGA is a window from the Solwaraspora sp. WMMD792 genome containing:
- a CDS encoding uridylate kinase; this translates as MTTTRQRVLGGLAERILALRLEHPTRVGIDGPSAAGKTTLADELATTLRARTARPVLRVTIDHFKRHVDLRTHYPPGSPESYYFEMYDVDAIRDELLAPLGPGGNRRYRARIMDFSGRTPTDSGIHVASDDAILVADGGFLQKPALSRHWDLRVYLHIEATDVLHRGTIRDQAWMDSAEAAAERYRTYYIPGEELYLAEIRPAERADIVIDNRKFKAPRIMRDLPNQSR